The genome window GAAGCGTTGGCTATCTTCCGTCACGGCTCGGACATCTACACGCTGACGGCGGGGGTCACGGCGCTCAACGGCCAGCCGGAGTCGGAGATGGTCGAACGCGCCAAGGGGAACCTCGAGGCGTTTCTGAAAGGCCTGCAGTTCAAAGACAAGGAGACGGTCCGATGAGCGACCCGAAGATCGTCAACCTCGCCGATCTCCCCTGGACGCCGGTCGAGACGAGCCCCTCGATCGCCGTCGAGACCAAGGACCCCGCGCGCAAGCTCGGCTCGCTTCTCGCCGGCCTGCGCCTCTACCGTCTCGCGCCGGGCAAGCAGTCCACACGGCTCCACCGCCATCACCACCAGGAGGAGATGTTCCTCATCCTCTCGGGCGCCGGCACGCTGCGCCACGGCGAGCGACGCGTCCCCGTGAAAACCGGCGATTTCATCCTCTACCTCGCCGACGACCCCGACCCGCACACCTTCGTCAACACCGGGACCGATCCGATGGAGTACCTCGCCACGGGGAACCGCGTGAGCTATGAGGTCTGCGAGTACCCCGAGGAGGGGACGGTCTACGTCGAGTCGCTCGACCGGACGCTCGTCAACCAGGACGTCCCCGGGGCCGCCGAGAAGATCAGGAAGTGGTACGACGCGGGGAGGTGACGGCCCCCTTGCCCGTCGCTTGAATCGGCCTACCTTTTCCGGATACGCGATCTCTCCCCGCGAGAGGAATCTCACTCGTGATCCGGACAACGCTGACAATCGTCCTCGTCTCGGCCGCCCTCGCCGGCGGCTCGGCCGTCTCCACGACGAAGCAACCGGCGCCGTCTCCCGAGTCCCGGCCGGTGACGGTCGAGATCCCGTACGGCATTCTGATCCACGACGAGTCGTGTCCCGGCGCGACGCACGCCCTCCTCGATCCCTGCGCCCCCCATCCGATCGAGGTCTACATCAGGTTCCCCGCGGATCAGAACCTCAAGGCCCTCGAGGGGAAGAACGTCATCCTGCGCGGCTCGCTCCACGAGAGCGACTGCGCGCGCCTCGTCCTGAAGGCCTCCTCCGTCGGGCCGTCGACGGAGCCCTTCATCTGCAACAAGCCCGGTGACGGAGAGACGCCGGGGATCTGACGCCCGGTTCGTCTAGAACGCCGGCCATCTTGTTTTTCCGGCTACCGCCGCATAGCCTCCGTGCCATGAGCCCCGTTCGCGGCCTGATGGCGTCCGATCGATGGGAGCCCTCGCGGCGCGCGCGGTTCCTCGTTCCGGCTTCCGCTCGAGACCGCGGTCGTTTCTTAGACGGCGGGATTTCGCCGTGGCCGGCGATTTATCACGCGAGCCTTTGCTGCATAAGTCGGCCGCGCTCACATTCGACACTCGAGGCGCGACGTGGCGTCGATGGGCGTTCCGCGGGCCCGGACGTCCCACGCCGAAGTTCTTTTGCTAGTGCTGGTACCGTCGCCTCTGACGCCGCTACCACGGCCGCTAACGCGCCGCCTAACAGGCTGCTGAAAAACTCGCGTATCCCGGCCCACTGAGACCGGGTGATGTCTTAGGATGCGCCTCGACTCGTCGACGAGAATGGAGGTGGCGATGCGAGGAGACGATCGGCAACAGGAAGAGATGTTCAGCTACGTTCCCCTTGAGCACCGGATCCCGCTGGACCACCCGCTCCGAGCCATGCGCAAGATGGTCGACGAGATCCTGGTGGAACTGTCTCCGCACTTCGAACGCCTCTACTCGTCGACGGGCCGGCCCTCGATTCCTCCCGAGAAGCTCCTGAGAGCGCTGCTCCTTCAAGTGCTTTACACCGTTCGCAGCGAGCGACTGCTCATGGAGCAGCTCGACTACAACCTCTTGTTCCGCTGGTTCGTCGGGCTGACCCAGTCGGACGCGGTGTGGGCCCCGACTGTCTTCACGAAGAACCGCGAGCGGCTGTTGTCGGGTGACATCGACCGCCTCTTCTTCGAGCGCGTGATCGAACTGGCCAGAACCAAGCAACTTCTCTCCGACGAACACTTCACTGTCGACGGCACCCTCATCGAAGCGTGGGCCGGCCACAAGAGCTTCAAACCGAAGGACGCCGCGCCGACCAAGCCGCCCGACGATCCGGGCAACCCGGACGTGGACTTCTCCGGGAAGAAGCGGTCGAACGAGACCCACGCCTCGACGACGGATCCCGACGCGAGGCTCTATCGCAAGTCGTTCGGGACCGAGTCGAAGCTCTGCTACACCGGGCACGTGCTGATGGACAACCGGCACGGCCTCGCGGTCGACACACGACTCACGAAGGCCACCGGCCGCGCGGAGCCCGAGGCAACTCTGGAGATGGTGTGCAGCACTCCCGTCAAGACTCGCACGACGCTTGGCGCTGACAAAGCGTACGACGTTCGAAGTTTCGCCGAGGCGCTCCGACATCTGTACATCGTCCCGCACACCGCCAGAAAGAACGCGAGCTACAGCACCATCAAGATCAGCACGACGCGCCAGGTCGGCTACCAGCTGAGCCAAAGAAAGCGGAAGCGGGTCGAAGAGATCTTCGGGTGGCTCAAGACCGTGGGCATGATGAGGAAGACGAGGCACCGAGGAGAGCGACGCGTCGGGTGGATGTTCACCTTCGCAGTTGCCACGTACAACCTCGTCAGACTGAGAAACCTTCAGCAGGCGGTTGCCACATGAACACGGGAAGAAGTCTCCCAGGTTGTCGTGAGTTGGATCGGAACGGTGACGGACAGAAGAAACTCGGGGTCGACGAACTGAACTCATCGAGAGCGGCCGTGCGCTCTCGGGCGATGCGTTCCCTTTTCGGCCCACGTTTTTCAGCATCCTGCTAACTCCATTGCGATGGTATGGCGAGGGAATTCACACGGCACTAGATAGCGACTCTATGAGGCCAGTGGAGGTGCACCATGACCCGTGACCCCAGCCTGCCGGGTTGGCTCCCACGCCTCGGGGCACTGCGCGACGGACTCCTGGTCTTGGCCAGCATCCTGTATGGCCTCGGCTACTTAGTCTGGTCGATATACGCGTGGGACCGTGGGCTCGGTCTCCTTCCAGCCCTTGATGCTCAGTACTTCATCGCCGGCATGTTCCCTGCCTTTGTCGGCGTTGCCGGTTTCTGCGGATTCCGGCTCATAGTCCGGAGCATCGAGCACTTCCTCGACTGGCTTTATTCGGGACCCAAGACACGCGCGAAGACCGTGACCCGACGCATCGCCTACGCAGTCGTGCTAGTAGCTGGGCTCCTTCTTGGTGTCTCAAGGCTTAGCGGTCGTCTAAAGGACGCCATCGACCAGTCACTCTGGATGCCGACACTGTTCGGCCTCCTCTTACTTGGTAGCATCTTTTATCACAGGGATCAGGCCGAGGCCGCCTCTAGGTTGTCGCGTCTCTATCGAGACTTTCAGGTAGGGAACATAGTTGCCGGTGCGGCACTGGCCGGCGTGGTCTACTTCATTGGCTCAATCTACCCGCAGCTGCCGCAGGAACTCGGAGGCGTGCGACCGCGATGTGTTTACCTGGACTTGGACACAGCGAAGCTCTCCTTGGCTAGTCTTCCTCCGCTTGTTGGCGCAGGTCAGCTACAAGCCTCTGGGCCAGTTGCACGCTCCGTGGCTCTGGAGCTCTTATACTCCTCAAGAGACATCCTAGTTGTGCGGACTGCGGGACGAGTGTACGAGCTGGACCGCGGTGCAGTTCACACGATAGCATCCTGCGAATAGGCAACTGTGGTGATGGCGACGCGGAGCGGGCCAAGAACTGCGTGAAACGGACGCGCGGTCGTACAATGCTTGGTAGCTCGTTTGTGGGGCGCGCCGCCTACGCTGCCCGTTGGCTGGCGAGCAGGGCATAAGGAGAGGACATGCTGAAGCTCATCCGGACCGCGGGCGTTGTCACTGTCGCGCTGCTCTCATGTGCCTCTGCGCGAGCGGATGGTTCGCGCTCCGTCGGCATCGGCGCCTCGTGCGGAGCCGCTAACCTCACTCTTCCGTCAGACTCGGCCGGCGCGATCTGCCTGACCGTCTGTGGTGACCCGAGCACATGGGCCTCCTGCACCAGGTCGGGCCACAAACCACGGATCAGCCAGGCCGTCGCGGTTCCGGCAACGGCAGACGTTCAGTTGCAGGTGGTCGGCCGCGATCTCACCGTGGCCGACATCGCCGAGTCGCTTCAACGCGCAACGGGCTGGCGCGTCGACGTCCCCAAGGGCGACGCGACCGCTCGCGTTCAACGGTGCGCATGGTCCGGACAACTGCACGAACTGTCGGGCGCGCGACTGAAAGTGCGTGGGGGGCAAGCAGTCGAAATTCATGTATCGACCGAGAGGCAGGCCGTACAACTGGTTGTCGTCCGTGATCATGCCGGGTTGTGGTGAAGCCTCCTTGCGCCATCCAACAACCCGCCGTGCAGTGGCTCCGTTCTTGTTCCTCATGACACTTGCCCTGACGGCCTGCGCGCAACCGGCGCCGAGCGGTGTTCCTCCAATTCTTCTGTTCGATGGAACCGGAACGTCGGCCAATGATGTTGCGGCGGTCGAGGCCATCCTGAAGGACGGCCATCCCGAGTACGCGACCGTG of Acidobacteriota bacterium contains these proteins:
- a CDS encoding IS5 family transposase, translating into MRGDDRQQEEMFSYVPLEHRIPLDHPLRAMRKMVDEILVELSPHFERLYSSTGRPSIPPEKLLRALLLQVLYTVRSERLLMEQLDYNLLFRWFVGLTQSDAVWAPTVFTKNRERLLSGDIDRLFFERVIELARTKQLLSDEHFTVDGTLIEAWAGHKSFKPKDAAPTKPPDDPGNPDVDFSGKKRSNETHASTTDPDARLYRKSFGTESKLCYTGHVLMDNRHGLAVDTRLTKATGRAEPEATLEMVCSTPVKTRTTLGADKAYDVRSFAEALRHLYIVPHTARKNASYSTIKISTTRQVGYQLSQRKRKRVEEIFGWLKTVGMMRKTRHRGERRVGWMFTFAVATYNLVRLRNLQQAVAT
- a CDS encoding cupin domain-containing protein — its product is MSDPKIVNLADLPWTPVETSPSIAVETKDPARKLGSLLAGLRLYRLAPGKQSTRLHRHHHQEEMFLILSGAGTLRHGERRVPVKTGDFILYLADDPDPHTFVNTGTDPMEYLATGNRVSYEVCEYPEEGTVYVESLDRTLVNQDVPGAAEKIRKWYDAGR